The following proteins come from a genomic window of Corynebacterium falsenii:
- a CDS encoding FtsK/SpoIIIE domain-containing protein — protein sequence MMFQPGTNVDEMRRSFHRHIDALADTLRRKRDQQLDSMLAAHPAPDTLWTHIVTGTDVTADPGVVRIGTAIQAPDDPLEIPVSAPPEDLEPVSAMSLRSLAMTYATLEAPVSVDLTSFHCVVIEGEGAAGLARAMQAQLVMQSPEALTIVGPHDEWLPHDGPRKITVCTGTTPVTAGAVVTDPSPEWVDTARGQGLHLLVDGVDDGFRVSAWTTDGWAPFGVADQLSDVELARICRGRSTVSSTTSLLELPGGDLRAPIGFSGSPVYLDIKESAEGGIGPHGLCVGATGSGKSELLKSVVISFAHQHSAKELNFVLVDFKGGASFLGMERLPHTSALITNLADEAGLVDRMQDSLLGEMHRRQEKLRRAGMRTAAEYNAAHPGEMPALFIVVDEFSELLHARPEFADVFAAIGRLGRSLRMHLLLATQRLEEGRLRGLESHLSYRIALRTFSASESRQLIGSTAAHELPATPGAAILAAHDKVRFQSAYVSGPELPRDQRLVRTLGAEVTAETTTLQMVIDRLEGPNLNPVWLPPLPEVLAASEIMTPVRPGVARVGMEDLPFEGTQVPLDVDINRKHWAIVGQPGTGKTTLLRTLVLGLALSTPGLAIYVFDPGGSLAALTRLPQVAAVVDEEGLPRMLDELDNTTGPRLLLLDGVDQLGEQEQRVIRLTTTGLERGLHVVVTALRWNFRPALRDVLTGHMELRMTPLDAHFRDAQKSLPDLPGRGVSPRGKHTQFALTTAQDIEHVRSVCASRGEEVRTMRVLPDVLTAAELANPAAFALGGPQLAPVVWDYRVFPHFVVVGQSGAGATTALRALIGAVRSGQSRAAEPSATPSAEWLVTDTRRGLLDQPGYRVPEDFRAELRRWADVLRERIPGPEVTPQQLKQRTWWEGPELFVVIDDADADPGLDPLVPLLPYAADIGLHVVMARRSGPFARAAYHPVMQAIRDQSAWLLLSAPREDGPIAGHKLVRRQPGRGLYVHKEPWVVHVLAATGDDSPDTPEGPGDEGDSGGAEAKDAVNNSESEKSETTATTTKEGTK from the coding sequence ATGATGTTCCAACCCGGCACCAACGTGGATGAAATGCGGCGATCCTTCCACCGCCACATCGACGCGCTCGCGGACACCCTGCGGCGCAAGCGAGACCAGCAGCTGGACAGCATGCTGGCAGCACACCCGGCACCGGACACGCTATGGACACACATCGTGACCGGCACGGACGTGACCGCCGATCCCGGAGTGGTGCGCATTGGCACCGCCATCCAGGCCCCGGATGATCCGCTGGAAATCCCCGTCAGCGCTCCGCCCGAGGACCTCGAGCCGGTGAGCGCCATGAGCCTGCGCAGCCTGGCGATGACCTACGCCACGCTGGAAGCCCCCGTGTCCGTGGACCTCACCAGCTTCCACTGCGTGGTGATCGAAGGCGAGGGGGCTGCCGGCCTGGCCCGAGCCATGCAGGCACAACTGGTGATGCAGAGCCCCGAGGCGCTCACGATCGTGGGACCGCACGACGAATGGTTGCCCCACGACGGTCCGCGGAAAATCACGGTATGCACCGGAACCACGCCAGTCACCGCCGGTGCCGTGGTCACCGACCCCTCCCCAGAATGGGTTGATACCGCCCGCGGGCAGGGGCTGCACCTCTTAGTCGACGGGGTGGACGATGGCTTCCGCGTCAGCGCCTGGACAACCGACGGGTGGGCGCCGTTCGGCGTGGCCGACCAGCTCAGCGACGTGGAACTCGCGCGGATCTGCCGGGGTCGGTCCACGGTATCCAGCACCACCTCACTGCTGGAACTGCCCGGTGGAGACCTGCGGGCGCCCATCGGATTCTCGGGAAGTCCCGTTTATTTGGACATCAAGGAATCGGCCGAGGGCGGCATCGGGCCGCACGGGCTGTGCGTGGGTGCCACGGGTAGTGGCAAGTCGGAGCTGCTCAAGTCCGTCGTCATCAGCTTTGCGCACCAGCACAGCGCGAAGGAACTGAACTTCGTGCTCGTGGACTTCAAAGGCGGCGCGAGCTTTCTAGGCATGGAGCGGCTGCCGCACACCTCCGCGCTCATCACCAACCTCGCCGACGAAGCGGGCCTGGTGGATCGCATGCAGGACAGCCTGTTGGGAGAAATGCACCGCAGGCAGGAGAAACTGCGCCGCGCCGGGATGCGCACGGCCGCGGAATACAACGCCGCCCACCCCGGCGAGATGCCGGCGCTGTTCATCGTGGTGGACGAGTTCTCCGAACTGTTGCACGCCAGGCCCGAGTTTGCGGACGTGTTCGCCGCCATCGGCAGGTTGGGCCGAAGCCTGCGGATGCACCTGCTGCTGGCCACTCAGCGACTTGAGGAGGGGAGGCTGCGCGGGCTGGAATCGCACCTGAGCTATCGCATCGCGCTGCGCACCTTCTCCGCGTCCGAATCGCGCCAGCTCATCGGCTCGACCGCCGCCCACGAGCTTCCCGCCACACCGGGTGCGGCCATCCTGGCGGCGCACGACAAGGTCCGCTTCCAATCGGCTTACGTCTCCGGACCGGAATTGCCACGGGACCAGCGCCTCGTGCGCACCCTCGGGGCAGAGGTGACGGCGGAAACCACGACCCTGCAGATGGTCATCGACCGGCTGGAAGGGCCGAACCTCAACCCAGTGTGGCTACCGCCCCTGCCAGAGGTGCTCGCCGCCAGCGAGATCATGACACCCGTGCGCCCCGGCGTGGCACGGGTGGGGATGGAAGACCTGCCGTTTGAGGGCACTCAGGTGCCGCTGGACGTGGACATCAACCGCAAGCACTGGGCCATCGTGGGCCAACCAGGCACGGGAAAGACCACGCTGCTGCGCACCCTCGTGTTGGGCTTGGCGCTGAGCACCCCGGGCCTGGCGATCTACGTGTTCGACCCCGGCGGATCGCTTGCGGCGTTGACTCGCTTGCCGCAGGTCGCGGCCGTGGTCGACGAGGAGGGGCTGCCCCGCATGCTCGACGAGCTCGACAACACCACCGGGCCACGATTGCTCCTCCTCGACGGAGTGGACCAGCTCGGCGAACAGGAACAGCGCGTCATCCGGCTCACCACCACAGGCCTGGAACGCGGGCTTCACGTGGTGGTCACCGCGCTGCGCTGGAACTTCCGCCCCGCGTTGCGCGACGTGCTCACCGGGCACATGGAACTGCGCATGACCCCGCTGGATGCCCATTTCCGGGATGCACAGAAATCGCTGCCGGACCTGCCGGGCAGGGGAGTGTCCCCGCGTGGCAAGCACACCCAGTTCGCCCTGACCACCGCGCAGGACATCGAGCATGTTCGGTCTGTGTGCGCCAGCCGCGGCGAGGAGGTTCGCACGATGCGCGTGCTGCCCGATGTGCTCACCGCCGCCGAGCTTGCCAACCCCGCAGCGTTTGCGCTGGGCGGGCCGCAACTGGCGCCCGTGGTGTGGGACTACCGTGTCTTCCCGCACTTCGTGGTGGTTGGCCAGTCCGGCGCGGGCGCGACCACGGCCCTGCGCGCCCTCATCGGTGCCGTTCGGTCCGGGCAGTCCCGTGCCGCAGAACCGTCCGCAACGCCGTCCGCAGAGTGGTTGGTCACTGATACCCGCCGCGGGTTGTTGGACCAACCGGGCTACCGGGTGCCGGAGGATTTCCGCGCCGAGCTGCGCAGGTGGGCCGACGTGCTCCGCGAGCGCATTCCCGGCCCCGAGGTCACCCCGCAGCAGCTCAAGCAGCGCACCTGGTGGGAAGGACCGGAGCTGTTCGTGGTCATCGACGATGCCGACGCCGACCCCGGCCTCGACCCCCTTGTGCCGTTGCTGCCCTACGCTGCCGATATCGGCCTGCACGTGGTTATGGCCCGCCGGTCGGGCCCGTTCGCCCGCGCCGCCTATCACCCGGTGATGCAGGCCATCCGCGACCAGTCTGCGTGGCTGCTGCTCTCCGCTCCGCGCGAGGATGGCCCCATTGCGGGTCACAAACTTGTTCGACGCCAACCCGGGCGTGGCCTCTACGTTCATAAAGAACCGTGGGTGGTCCACGTCCTCGCGGCCACAGGGGACGACTCCCCTGACACGCCCGAAGGGCCAGGTGACGAGGGGGATTCTGGTGGCGCCGAGGCCAAAGACGCAGTGAACAACAGCGAGAGTGAGAAGTCAGAGACCACAGCAACAACAACCAAGGAGGGGACTAAATGA
- the rpsI gene encoding 30S ribosomal protein S9, which translates to MSDYNENVENTEENFGEYTATDAVNEEFVATIGDAMVSEEETTEAAEPVLFEGTIQTVGRRKEAVVRVRMVPGSGEFVCNGRTLEDYFPNKLHQQLIKAPLVLLDRENQFDIQANLTGGGPSGQAGAFRLAIARALNKYNPEERTELKRAGFLTRDARAVERKKAGLHKARRAPQYSKR; encoded by the coding sequence ATGAGCGACTACAACGAGAACGTTGAGAACACCGAAGAGAACTTCGGCGAGTACACCGCAACCGACGCCGTGAACGAAGAGTTCGTGGCCACCATCGGTGACGCCATGGTGTCCGAGGAAGAGACCACCGAGGCTGCAGAGCCCGTGCTCTTCGAAGGAACCATCCAGACCGTCGGCCGCCGCAAGGAGGCCGTGGTTCGCGTGCGCATGGTGCCGGGCTCCGGCGAGTTCGTGTGCAACGGCCGCACCTTGGAAGACTACTTCCCGAACAAGCTGCACCAGCAGCTCATCAAGGCTCCGCTGGTCCTGCTGGACCGCGAGAACCAGTTCGACATCCAGGCTAACCTGACCGGTGGCGGCCCCTCCGGCCAGGCCGGCGCATTCCGCCTGGCTATCGCCCGCGCTCTGAACAAGTACAACCCCGAAGAGCGCACCGAGCTCAAGCGCGCAGGCTTCCTGACCCGCGACGCTCGTGCCGTGGAGCGCAAGAAGGCCGGTCTGCACAAGGCCCGTCGCGCACCGCAGTACTCCAAGCGCTAA
- a CDS encoding dienelactone hydrolase family protein: MADKLKNLVPRLGKRGPHRVLTGDLDFAGLPGRVYTPAEGTGIPGIAFGHDWRIGVEHYHATLRHLASWGFAVAAPDTEKGMMPNHRGFASDLESALQILAGVRLGKGNITVQPNDLYLAGHGMGASAAVLAATGRVSRAEAERNTNQPTLAGVMAIYPADTSPSAYEAAKYVDAPGLILDAGKFGELAKGDARRMAAQWKGDAIYRRLDKATSSGFHEKYLRNFLVGMGRPEFAQQEVARALMTGFVLAENDKKYKEFRNNSAELKHTVTATQHELYKALPENADLDELLSNIDL; the protein is encoded by the coding sequence GTGGCTGACAAGTTGAAGAATCTCGTTCCCCGACTCGGCAAGCGTGGCCCCCACCGGGTGCTCACCGGCGACCTTGATTTCGCTGGCCTGCCGGGCCGCGTGTACACCCCTGCTGAAGGCACCGGCATCCCCGGCATCGCTTTCGGGCACGATTGGCGCATCGGCGTGGAGCACTACCACGCCACGCTGCGCCACCTCGCGAGCTGGGGTTTCGCCGTCGCTGCCCCGGATACCGAGAAGGGCATGATGCCCAACCACCGCGGCTTCGCCTCCGACCTGGAGTCCGCGTTGCAGATCCTCGCCGGTGTGCGCCTTGGTAAGGGCAACATCACTGTTCAGCCGAACGACCTTTACCTCGCTGGCCATGGCATGGGTGCTTCCGCTGCCGTGTTGGCGGCTACCGGCCGCGTGTCCCGCGCCGAAGCCGAGCGCAACACCAACCAGCCGACCCTCGCCGGTGTGATGGCCATCTACCCCGCAGATACTTCGCCGAGCGCCTACGAGGCCGCAAAGTACGTGGACGCCCCAGGGCTCATCCTCGATGCTGGCAAGTTCGGCGAGCTGGCCAAGGGCGATGCCCGCCGCATGGCCGCTCAGTGGAAGGGCGATGCGATCTACCGCCGCTTGGACAAGGCCACTTCTTCCGGCTTCCACGAGAAGTACCTGCGCAATTTCCTGGTTGGCATGGGTCGCCCGGAGTTCGCCCAGCAGGAAGTCGCCCGCGCACTCATGACCGGCTTCGTGCTCGCGGAGAACGACAAGAAGTACAAGGAGTTCCGCAACAACAGCGCCGAGCTCAAGCACACTGTCACCGCCACCCAGCACGAGCTCTACAAGGCTCTGCCGGAGAATGCGGACTTGGACGAGCTCCTGTCCAACATTGACTTGTAG
- the glmS gene encoding glutamine--fructose-6-phosphate transaminase (isomerizing), giving the protein MCAIVGYVGKSDALQIGLDALQRMEYRGYDSAGIAVVEQGSIQIEKKEGKLDNLLKQIDEVGRDKFQGTTCIGHTRWATHGRPNDLNAHPHKSFDGKVAIVHNGIIENFSSLRDEIEAKGIELTSETDSEVAAHLLALAYNEGETAGDFEASALGVLNRLEGAFTVLFTHADHPDTIVAGRHSTPLIVGVGEGEMFLGSDVAAFIDRTKNAVELGQDSAVIITPEGYTLCDFDGNEVEGKPFTIDWDLEAAQKDGFDSFMMKEIHEQPSAVRDTLSGHFVDGKIVLDEQRISDDDLRGVEKVFVVACGSAYHSGLLAKYAIEHWVRVPVEIEVASEFRYRDPVLDQRTLVVAVSQSGETADTLEAVRHAKTQGARVLAVCNTNGSQIPRESDAVLYTHAGPEIGVASTKAFLAQVAANYLVGLALAQARGTKYPDEIADIFEALEALPEKIEKTLDLREQIYDLAQELGAVRTMLFLGRHVGYPVALEGALKLKELAYIHAEGFAAGELKHGPIALIEDDLPVVVVVPSPKGRPILHSKIVSNIQEIRARGAKTIVIAEEGDEAVRPFSNWLLEIPRTSSLMQPLLSTVPLQFLAADIARQCGNEDIDKPRNLAKSVTVE; this is encoded by the coding sequence ATGTGTGCAATCGTTGGCTACGTAGGTAAATCCGACGCCCTCCAGATCGGCTTGGATGCGCTGCAGCGGATGGAGTACCGGGGATACGACTCCGCCGGAATCGCTGTAGTGGAGCAAGGCTCCATCCAGATTGAGAAGAAGGAAGGCAAACTCGACAACCTTCTGAAGCAGATCGACGAAGTCGGTCGCGACAAGTTCCAGGGAACCACCTGCATCGGCCATACCCGCTGGGCCACCCACGGTCGACCCAACGACCTCAACGCCCACCCGCACAAGTCCTTCGACGGCAAGGTGGCCATCGTCCACAACGGCATCATCGAGAACTTCTCCAGCCTGCGTGACGAGATCGAGGCAAAGGGAATCGAGCTGACCTCCGAGACGGACTCCGAGGTTGCGGCTCACCTGCTGGCGCTGGCCTACAACGAAGGTGAGACCGCCGGGGACTTCGAGGCCTCCGCCCTGGGCGTGCTCAACCGCCTCGAGGGTGCGTTCACCGTGCTGTTCACCCACGCCGATCACCCGGACACCATCGTGGCCGGCCGTCATTCCACGCCGCTGATCGTGGGGGTGGGCGAGGGCGAGATGTTCCTCGGATCCGACGTGGCGGCGTTCATCGACCGCACCAAGAACGCCGTGGAGCTGGGCCAGGACAGCGCCGTCATCATCACCCCGGAGGGCTACACCCTCTGCGACTTCGACGGCAACGAGGTTGAAGGCAAGCCCTTCACCATCGACTGGGATCTTGAGGCGGCACAGAAGGACGGCTTCGATTCCTTCATGATGAAGGAGATCCACGAGCAGCCCTCTGCCGTGCGCGATACCCTTTCCGGCCACTTCGTGGATGGAAAGATCGTCCTCGACGAGCAGCGCATCTCCGACGATGACCTGCGCGGTGTGGAGAAGGTCTTCGTGGTTGCCTGTGGCTCCGCCTACCACTCTGGCCTGCTGGCCAAGTACGCCATCGAGCACTGGGTTCGCGTTCCCGTGGAAATCGAGGTTGCCTCCGAGTTCCGCTACCGCGACCCGGTGCTCGACCAACGCACCCTCGTGGTGGCCGTCTCCCAGTCCGGCGAAACCGCCGACACCCTCGAGGCCGTGCGCCACGCCAAGACCCAGGGTGCCCGCGTGCTCGCGGTGTGCAACACCAACGGCTCGCAGATCCCCCGCGAATCCGATGCAGTGCTCTACACCCACGCCGGTCCGGAGATCGGTGTGGCTTCCACCAAGGCGTTCCTCGCCCAGGTGGCGGCGAACTACCTGGTGGGCTTGGCCCTCGCCCAGGCTCGCGGCACCAAGTACCCCGATGAGATCGCGGACATCTTCGAAGCCCTCGAGGCCCTGCCGGAGAAGATCGAGAAGACCTTGGATCTGCGCGAGCAGATCTACGATCTCGCTCAGGAGCTCGGTGCCGTGCGCACCATGCTGTTCCTCGGCCGCCACGTGGGCTACCCCGTGGCCCTGGAGGGCGCACTGAAGCTCAAGGAGCTGGCCTACATCCACGCTGAGGGCTTCGCCGCCGGCGAACTCAAGCACGGCCCCATCGCCCTCATCGAGGACGATCTGCCCGTGGTCGTGGTCGTGCCGTCCCCGAAGGGTCGCCCGATTCTGCACTCCAAGATCGTGTCCAACATCCAGGAGATCCGTGCCCGTGGCGCCAAGACCATCGTCATCGCCGAGGAAGGCGATGAGGCCGTGCGCCCGTTCTCTAACTGGTTGCTGGAGATCCCGCGGACGTCGTCGCTGATGCAGCCGCTACTGTCCACCGTGCCGCTGCAGTTCCTGGCCGCGGACATCGCCCGCCAGTGTGGCAACGAGGACATTGACAAGCCGCGTAACCTCGCTAAGTCCGTGACGGTGGAGTAG
- a CDS encoding WXG100 family type VII secretion target: MIQYNFASIDQAADDINRTSASIDQLLGDLKRDLQPMVSEWEGSSADSYKAAQQKWDNAAQEINEILAQISVTVRQANDRMSEINTNAANSWA; this comes from the coding sequence GTGATCCAGTACAACTTTGCGAGCATTGACCAAGCCGCTGACGACATCAACCGCACCAGCGCATCCATCGATCAGCTCCTCGGCGACCTCAAGCGTGATCTGCAGCCGATGGTGTCCGAATGGGAAGGCAGCTCGGCGGATAGCTACAAGGCCGCCCAGCAGAAGTGGGACAACGCGGCCCAGGAAATTAACGAGATCCTCGCCCAGATCTCCGTTACCGTCCGCCAGGCCAACGACCGCATGAGCGAGATCAACACCAACGCGGCCAACAGCTGGGCATAG
- the glmM gene encoding phosphoglucosamine mutase, with translation MGRLFGTDGVRGLANKKLTAPLALRLGAAAAQVLVDQDNVGGRRPTAVVGRDPRVSGEMLTAALSAGMASQGVDVLNVGVLPTPAVAFLTDDFGADMGVMISASHNPMPDNGIKFFAAGGHKLDDEIEDAIEESMLQLPETGPTGAGIGRIIEESEDALERYLAHLRTAINHPLDGIRVVVDCANGAAFRAAPEAYRQAGAEVVAINDHPNSFNINDGVGSTHIEVIQKAVLEHQADLGLSHDGDADRCLAVDSEGNVVDGDQIMAILALAMKENGELKQNTLVATVMSNLGLKLAMRDNGIKVLETKVGDRYVLAELRASDLSLGGEQSGHVVIPEHGTTGDGTLTGLSLMARMAQTDKPLSELAAAMTVLPQILINVPVSDKSAIMHDSRVVAAVESAREDLGDTGRVLLRPSGTEELFRVMVEAEDADTARRIAGKLAAVVAEV, from the coding sequence ATGGGAAGATTGTTCGGAACAGATGGCGTACGTGGCCTAGCAAACAAGAAGCTGACCGCGCCGCTGGCACTGCGACTTGGAGCAGCCGCAGCACAGGTACTAGTGGACCAGGACAACGTCGGTGGCAGGCGCCCCACAGCAGTGGTCGGCCGCGACCCGCGCGTCTCCGGTGAAATGCTCACCGCAGCACTGTCCGCGGGCATGGCCTCGCAGGGCGTGGACGTGCTCAACGTGGGCGTGCTGCCCACCCCGGCAGTGGCGTTCCTCACCGACGACTTCGGCGCGGACATGGGGGTTATGATCTCCGCGTCGCACAACCCAATGCCGGATAACGGCATCAAGTTCTTCGCTGCAGGCGGGCACAAGCTCGACGATGAGATCGAAGACGCCATCGAGGAATCGATGTTGCAACTGCCCGAAACCGGCCCGACCGGCGCCGGTATTGGTCGGATTATTGAGGAATCCGAGGACGCGCTGGAGCGCTACCTGGCCCACCTGCGCACCGCGATTAACCACCCGCTCGATGGCATCCGCGTGGTCGTAGACTGCGCGAACGGTGCCGCCTTCCGCGCCGCTCCGGAGGCCTACCGCCAGGCCGGAGCCGAGGTGGTGGCCATCAACGACCACCCCAACAGCTTCAACATCAACGATGGTGTGGGCTCCACCCACATCGAGGTCATCCAGAAGGCCGTGCTGGAGCACCAGGCAGACCTGGGGCTCTCCCACGATGGCGACGCAGACCGCTGCCTCGCGGTGGATTCGGAAGGCAACGTGGTCGATGGCGACCAGATCATGGCCATCCTGGCGCTTGCCATGAAGGAAAACGGCGAGCTGAAGCAGAACACTCTGGTCGCCACCGTGATGTCCAACCTGGGCCTGAAGCTGGCGATGCGGGACAACGGCATCAAGGTGCTGGAGACCAAGGTGGGCGATCGCTACGTCCTCGCCGAGCTGCGCGCTTCCGACCTGTCTTTGGGCGGCGAGCAGTCCGGCCACGTGGTCATTCCTGAGCACGGCACCACCGGCGACGGCACTCTCACTGGTCTGAGCCTCATGGCGCGCATGGCGCAGACGGACAAGCCGCTGTCCGAGCTCGCCGCCGCGATGACTGTGCTGCCGCAGATCCTCATTAACGTGCCTGTCTCCGATAAGTCTGCGATCATGCACGATTCTCGAGTGGTAGCTGCCGTGGAGTCTGCCCGGGAGGATCTGGGCGATACCGGCCGTGTGCTGCTGCGCCCGTCTGGCACGGAAGAACTGTTCCGCGTGATGGTCGAAGCTGAGGATGCCGATACCGCTCGCCGAATCGCAGGCAAGCTCGCCGCGGTGGTTGCGGAGGTCTAG
- a CDS encoding WXG100 family type VII secretion target has translation MSFRTNVDTMNQAAGNVDRVNGEVQGELNRLRGVVEEVSGAWKGQAQVSFYGLMERWNDSAKQLNEALASISENIRANASAFDQTEMDNAAAFNG, from the coding sequence ATGAGTTTCAGAACAAATGTCGACACCATGAACCAGGCCGCAGGCAACGTGGACCGCGTGAACGGCGAAGTGCAGGGGGAGCTGAACCGACTGCGTGGAGTGGTTGAGGAAGTCTCCGGCGCATGGAAGGGCCAGGCCCAGGTCAGCTTCTACGGCCTGATGGAGCGGTGGAATGACAGCGCCAAGCAGCTCAACGAGGCTCTGGCCAGCATCTCGGAGAACATCCGCGCCAACGCCAGCGCCTTCGACCAGACGGAAATGGACAACGCCGCGGCATTCAACGGCTAG
- the rplM gene encoding 50S ribosomal protein L13, protein MTTFHPKSGDITRKWYVIDATDVVLGRLAVTVADLLRGKKKPYYAPNVDCGDNVIVINADKVHISSNKREREMRYRHSGYPGGLKSMTLGRSLELHPERVVEEAVKGMMPHNKLSRASIKKLRVFAGSEHTFEAQKPETYEIKQVAQ, encoded by the coding sequence GTGACTACTTTCCACCCAAAGAGCGGTGACATCACTCGTAAGTGGTACGTCATCGACGCCACCGACGTGGTGCTGGGCCGTCTTGCCGTAACCGTAGCTGACCTGCTGCGCGGCAAGAAGAAGCCCTACTACGCACCCAACGTTGACTGCGGCGACAATGTCATCGTGATCAACGCCGACAAGGTTCACATCTCCTCCAACAAGCGTGAGCGTGAGATGCGCTACCGCCACTCCGGTTACCCGGGTGGCCTGAAGTCCATGACCCTCGGTCGCTCCCTGGAGCTGCACCCCGAGCGTGTTGTGGAAGAGGCAGTGAAGGGCATGATGCCGCACAACAAGCTGTCCCGCGCTTCCATCAAGAAGCTCCGCGTCTTCGCGGGCTCGGAGCACACCTTCGAGGCCCAGAAGCCTGAGACCTACGAGATCAAGCAGGTGGCACAGTAA
- a CDS encoding type VII secretion-associated protein, with the protein MTATTTQSMGMLADAVALQESGILVAGMTVTDLSSGYVAAGEAVTQHPDYLLYNTDADGGADGAGGAGADVRFKRTDLSLGRLEELYELVDEVVQQRYADPEPSSMNPREPRMRFPFGVGMRHPEIVIAGAHADVVARYLRLMGLRARPLEMELVWKVAAELEEARAGLEELMYGVVDDVDGAAIGAAEDVAGDSEDGAAGENAAEPSRGETVAPRVRWVRPVFVTLAVLICLMGGAMVGWSLFSSGRVQPESVAQAEATTDQPSEKGETMGETQVEEPPAEFDNHRRAGEEPEVSAERAQIPVAIAVPGWARVAATQGQEEFRNADPGMRVLVAAKPTPLLSQGELDAAVQSALTQHPDVQVVSTSPVSYVERFPESTTVWHVRWVNGHQMSVGCQYRQVTAERERECDAVVRTARPE; encoded by the coding sequence ATGACGGCGACAACGACGCAATCAATGGGGATGCTCGCTGACGCGGTGGCACTGCAGGAATCGGGGATCCTCGTGGCGGGGATGACAGTGACGGATCTGTCTTCCGGGTACGTCGCGGCGGGGGAGGCGGTGACGCAGCACCCGGATTACCTGCTGTACAACACCGATGCCGATGGCGGTGCCGATGGTGCCGGTGGTGCTGGTGCCGATGTGCGGTTTAAGCGCACGGACCTGAGCCTGGGGCGGCTGGAGGAACTGTACGAGCTGGTGGACGAGGTTGTGCAGCAGCGGTATGCAGACCCGGAGCCGTCGAGCATGAATCCGCGCGAGCCCCGGATGCGCTTTCCGTTTGGCGTGGGGATGCGGCATCCGGAGATTGTGATTGCGGGAGCGCACGCGGATGTGGTGGCGCGATACCTGCGGTTGATGGGGCTGCGGGCACGGCCGCTGGAGATGGAGCTGGTGTGGAAGGTGGCCGCGGAGCTGGAGGAGGCGCGTGCGGGGCTGGAGGAGTTGATGTACGGCGTCGTTGATGATGTGGACGGCGCTGCGATTGGCGCTGCGGAAGACGTTGCGGGGGATAGTGAGGACGGTGCTGCGGGCGAGAATGCGGCCGAGCCTTCGCGTGGGGAAACCGTGGCGCCCCGAGTGAGGTGGGTGAGGCCGGTGTTTGTCACCCTGGCCGTGCTGATCTGCCTCATGGGAGGGGCGATGGTCGGCTGGAGCCTGTTCAGCTCGGGCCGCGTGCAGCCAGAATCCGTAGCGCAGGCGGAAGCCACAACCGACCAACCGTCCGAGAAAGGGGAGACGATGGGGGAAACGCAGGTGGAAGAACCACCGGCTGAGTTCGATAACCACCGGCGCGCCGGGGAGGAACCGGAGGTCTCAGCCGAACGTGCCCAGATCCCCGTTGCGATCGCTGTCCCGGGGTGGGCGCGTGTGGCTGCCACACAGGGACAAGAGGAGTTCCGCAATGCCGATCCGGGAATGCGGGTGCTCGTTGCTGCGAAGCCCACGCCGCTGCTCAGCCAGGGAGAGCTCGACGCGGCGGTGCAGTCGGCCCTCACACAGCATCCAGATGTGCAGGTGGTGAGCACATCACCGGTCAGTTACGTGGAGCGCTTCCCGGAATCCACGACGGTGTGGCACGTGCGGTGGGTCAACGGGCACCAGATGTCGGTGGGGTGCCAGTACCGGCAGGTCACGGCAGAGCGCGAACGGGAGTGTGACGCCGTGGTGCGAACGGCACGGCCTGAGTAG